The sequence below is a genomic window from Chitinophagales bacterium.
TGAATCAGATTCAACGCGCCTCCCTTTTTGCCCTATCAAATCCATCATAATAGATTTAGTTGCATCTTCTGAAAAATAGAATTTGCCTTCGCTTACATGATTGATGGCATTGAGCAATTCTTCTTTGCCGGAATTTTTAAGAACATAGCCTGAGGCTCCAGCTTTTAATACCTTTTTTATATGCTCATCTTCATTAAGCATACTCAGGATTAAAATTTTCATTTCCGGAAAATCAGCCTTTATTTTTTCAGTACATTCTATGCCATCTATTACTGGCATATTGATATCCATCAATATCAAGTCAATATTATCTTTTGACTCATTCACTTTTTCTATAGCCTGTTGTCCATTTTCAGCCTCGTAAACAATATTTACATTATCATCATCTAGAAACAGAGATTTAATTCCATCTCTCACAATTTGATGATCATCAACCAAAAGTATATTCATAGTTTTTATTTTTATCGATTAAAGGTATTGCAATTGTTATTAATGTTCCTTTCCCAGGTGATGAATCTATCTCAAGCTTACCACTCATACTTTTAACCCGGTTTGCTATACTTCTTAAACCCAAACCATTTTGGTCATATTTAAGCTTATCAGTTAAAAAGCCTTTCCCATTATCTTCAACTGTAAATATAAGCTCATCTTTATGGCAAATAAGCTGGACTATTATTTTAGTTGGTTTGGCATATTTTAAAGCATTGTTTATTGCTTCCTGGGTAATTCTGTACAAATTCATTTCTCCCTGGGCATCAAGTGAAATCTTTTTAGAATTGTGGTAAAAATTAAGCTCTATCGGCAATGATTTGCTGATGTTATTAATAAGTGATTCTATGGATAATATAAGCCCAAAATCCTCTATTGCTTTGGGCATTAAATTCTGTGCTATGCTTCTGCTTTCATCAATTGCTTGTTGTAAAAATTTGAGGCCGAGTTCAAAACGAGCCATTTTTTTGCTCTCAAGATGGGTGTCTGCCTTAATGGAGTTTAAATTTAAGTTTGCAGCAGTGAGATACTGTGCCAGTCCATCATGAATTTCTTTTGCTATGCGGTGTCTCTCCTTGTCTTCGCCTCTTATGAAAGAACTTAAAATTTCTTTTTCAGATTCCTTTTGATCAGAAATATCCTCATACATTATAACAATATTCTTAATATTTTTATCTGATTTAAAAATGGGATACATCCTGGCTTTAAACCATCTTCTCACATCTGAATCCAGACCATCTTCTCTGGGGTCGTACTCAAATTCAGGGGTTTCAATTATTTCTCCTTTAAAAGCTCTTTCAATATATGGAAGAATTCCCAGTTCATAAAAATGTCTTGATTCAAGGATATTGTATGTGCCTATCAAATCGCTGGGCTTGAGTTTCCAAACAGATTCAAACTCTTTGTTGGCTTCTTCTAAATAACCTTCAGTATTATATATTTCAATAGCAAATGGGGCTTGTTCTATCAATTGCCTGAATCGCTGTTCACTCTCAATGATCTTTTGATGATATACCTTTTCTTTTGTAATATCCCTAATAATTGACACTCTGAATTTTTGTCCTTCATCTTCAATATTTTTTCCAGAAATATGCGCATAAAATTTAGTGCCGTCTTTTCGTATACCC
It includes:
- a CDS encoding response regulator transcription factor, with the translated sequence MNILLVDDHQIVRDGIKSLFLDDDNVNIVYEAENGQQAIEKVNESKDNIDLILMDINMPVIDGIECTEKIKADFPEMKILILSMLNEDEHIKKVLKAGASGYVLKNSGKEELLNAINHVSEGKFYFSEDATKSIMMDLIGQKGRRVESDSTLVPLTDRELEVLEYIVKEFTNQEIAEKLFISVRTVDAHRRNLLEKVGARNTAGLVRYAMEKELFKRKK
- a CDS encoding PAS domain S-box protein; amino-acid sequence: MVSENSYKQLLAALSSITWSLTPNGEMLTEQKGWSEFTGQTKAEYKGLGWMAAVHPDDLDKIKQSISDSNEIKSPVFEDHLRIFNRKDGRYHLLLVKGIPIFNKENTLEKWFGACIDIQELKDKEQLARFNEARYRRLSDVTEEGVCVSKDMRIVEVNRAFGTLFGYAKEELYGKNVLNLAFDEATTRLVYKHLNQGIEKPYEGVGIRKDGTKFYAHISGKNIEDEGQKFRVSIIRDITKEKVYHQKIIESEQRFRQLIEQAPFAIEIYNTEGYLEEANKEFESVWKLKPSDLIGTYNILESRHFYELGILPYIERAFKGEIIETPEFEYDPREDGLDSDVRRWFKARMYPIFKSDKNIKNIVIMYEDISDQKESEKEILSSFIRGEDKERHRIAKEIHDGLAQYLTAANLNLNSIKADTHLESKKMARFELGLKFLQQAIDESRSIAQNLMPKAIEDFGLILSIESLINNISKSLPIELNFYHNSKKISLDAQGEMNLYRITQEAINNALKYAKPTKIIVQLICHKDELIFTVEDNGKGFLTDKLKYDQNGLGLRSIANRVKSMSGKLEIDSSPGKGTLITIAIPLIDKNKNYEYTFG